One region of uncultured Methanolobus sp. genomic DNA includes:
- a CDS encoding methyltransferase cognate corrinoid protein — protein sequence MLPTKEYLDRAIETVLSLNDKEACKIAHEALKLGIDTQYLLEHGFHVALSLMKDMFDEGKVYLPHMIAAADAVQAATKVLIPNPGENVLKNSKGIVLLGTIEGDIHSIGKDIVATSLQLNGYEVIDLGVDVPVDTFVEMAVKFNPDVVATSALMAITMTNQMTLEESLREAGIRDKLKTMVGGTPVTPEWAREIGADIYGDNASDALRKVNSIMWPENKQQLIVDQKNCSENVCY from the coding sequence GTGCTACCTACAAAAGAATATCTTGACAGAGCAATTGAAACTGTATTAAGTCTCAATGATAAAGAAGCATGCAAAATTGCACATGAAGCACTGAAACTTGGAATTGATACCCAATATCTTTTAGAGCACGGTTTTCATGTTGCCCTCTCTTTAATGAAGGATATGTTCGATGAAGGTAAAGTTTATCTCCCACATATGATTGCGGCTGCCGACGCTGTGCAAGCTGCAACTAAGGTTTTGATCCCAAACCCCGGAGAGAACGTGCTGAAAAATTCAAAAGGTATTGTGCTTCTTGGCACCATAGAAGGAGACATACATTCTATTGGCAAGGATATAGTTGCAACATCCCTTCAGTTAAACGGCTATGAAGTTATTGATCTTGGGGTGGATGTCCCAGTGGACACCTTTGTTGAAATGGCAGTAAAATTCAACCCGGATGTGGTAGCTACATCTGCCCTCATGGCAATCACCATGACAAACCAGATGACACTGGAAGAGAGTCTTAGGGAAGCAGGCATCAGGGATAAATTGAAGACGATGGTAGGAGGAACACCTGTCACCCCGGAATGGGCAAGAGAAATAGGTGCTGACATATATGGCGACAATGCTTCCGATGCACTCAGAAAAGTAAATTCCATCATGTGGCCTGAAAATAAACAGCAATTAATTGTAGATCAAAAAAATTGTTCTGAAAATGTTTGTTACTGA
- a CDS encoding aminotransferase class I/II-fold pyridoxal phosphate-dependent enzyme, protein MRKECTPSKFVADVMNKVPPSGIRRYFDLASGLEDVISLGVGEPDYVTPWHIREACIHSLECGETSYTSNYGLIELREELANHYAAKYGVNYNPESEILVTSGVSEALDVAVRAITNPGDEIIVVQPSYVAYVPSVMFAGGVPVIISTKLENNFKLTAGELKAAITPKTKAVIINFPNNPTGATMAREDLEAIADVVCEHDIMVISDEVYDCLTYNGGHTCFASLEGMRDRTILLNGFSKAYAMTGFRLAYAMASPKIISAMMLIHQYSMLCAPITAQIGAIEALKNGNHEMGKMVRDYDRRRHLIVSGLNRIGLKCFEPKGAFYVFPSVQSTGLSSEEFAERLMNEQKVVTIPGNVFGEAGTGFLRCSYATSREEIEEALVRIEAFVNGL, encoded by the coding sequence ATGAGAAAAGAATGCACCCCTTCTAAATTTGTAGCTGATGTTATGAATAAGGTGCCTCCTTCAGGCATCCGTCGCTACTTTGATCTTGCATCAGGTCTGGAAGATGTTATTTCCCTTGGTGTAGGCGAACCGGATTATGTGACTCCCTGGCACATAAGGGAGGCGTGCATCCACTCGCTTGAATGCGGTGAAACCTCATATACCTCAAATTACGGTCTTATTGAGCTTCGTGAGGAACTGGCAAATCATTATGCTGCAAAATACGGGGTGAATTATAATCCTGAATCTGAGATTCTTGTTACTTCAGGAGTCAGTGAAGCTCTTGATGTGGCTGTCAGGGCCATCACCAATCCGGGTGATGAAATTATTGTTGTCCAGCCTTCGTATGTTGCATACGTACCGTCGGTAATGTTTGCAGGCGGAGTTCCTGTTATTATCTCAACGAAACTTGAGAACAATTTTAAGCTCACAGCCGGAGAACTGAAAGCAGCAATCACACCAAAAACAAAGGCTGTTATCATTAATTTCCCTAACAACCCTACCGGAGCTACCATGGCCAGGGAAGACCTTGAAGCCATCGCAGATGTTGTCTGCGAGCACGACATCATGGTAATCTCCGATGAGGTCTACGACTGCCTGACCTACAACGGTGGTCACACATGCTTCGCATCACTTGAGGGAATGCGTGACAGGACTATCCTGCTTAACGGTTTCTCCAAGGCATACGCAATGACTGGTTTCAGGCTGGCATACGCAATGGCATCCCCGAAGATCATTAGTGCAATGATGCTGATCCACCAGTATTCAATGCTCTGCGCTCCAATTACTGCACAGATAGGTGCCATAGAAGCCCTCAAGAACGGCAACCACGAAATGGGGAAAATGGTCCGTGATTACGACCGTCGTCGTCATCTCATAGTAAGCGGCCTGAACAGGATCGGACTCAAATGCTTCGAGCCAAAGGGTGCATTCTACGTTTTCCCAAGCGTCCAGAGCACGGGCTTAAGCTCCGAGGAGTTTGCAGAACGCCTTATGAACGAGCAGAAGGTTGTCACAATCCCTGGCAATGTGTTTGGTGAGGCCGGCACAGGTTTCTTAAGGTGCTCTTATGCGACTTCCAGAGAAGAGATTGAAGAGGCTCTGGTAAGGATTGAAGCGTTTGTGAATGGGCTTTAA
- a CDS encoding Lrp/AsnC family transcriptional regulator, translating into MDNNTRHVLECLEEDARISHEEIATLAGLTTDEVDRIVKELEESGVIRKYKTVIDWDLAGDEYVYAIIELKVSLERSIGYQPLVERLYKFPEVRSVRLLSGQYDLSLTVSGKTMKEVAFFVAEKISTLEQVQHTTTHFVLKTYKEDGVILHEQDHVSRLPVTP; encoded by the coding sequence ATGGATAATAATACACGTCATGTTCTGGAATGTCTTGAAGAGGATGCAAGAATAAGTCATGAAGAGATTGCGACCCTTGCAGGACTCACTACAGATGAAGTTGACAGAATCGTAAAAGAGCTTGAAGAGAGCGGAGTTATCCGCAAGTATAAGACTGTTATTGACTGGGATCTTGCAGGTGATGAGTATGTCTATGCGATTATTGAGCTTAAGGTAAGTCTTGAAAGGTCAATAGGTTACCAGCCTCTTGTCGAGCGTCTGTATAAGTTCCCTGAGGTCCGTTCCGTAAGACTTCTCTCCGGACAATACGATCTTTCGCTAACGGTGTCCGGAAAAACAATGAAGGAAGTTGCTTTCTTCGTTGCTGAGAAAATCTCTACTCTTGAACAGGTACAGCATACAACTACGCATTTTGTCCTGAAAACTTACAAAGAGGATGGTGTTATTCTCCACGAGCAGGACCACGTTTCACGTTTACCGGTGACTCCATAA